In the Heterodontus francisci isolate sHetFra1 chromosome 6, sHetFra1.hap1, whole genome shotgun sequence genome, one interval contains:
- the smpd1 gene encoding sphingomyelin phosphodiesterase isoform X1, producing the protein MAARFLLAVCVGLGALESGSRGLSAAPALTPTRGFGLNWKNITCSACRAIFTGLDIALEFNSNLDEVAFVASKLCIRLKLAPQDICVQAVALFKHDVITAWIDSILKPSEICGLLLGVDCGHWDIYSDWNVTLPDTPKPPVIPPKSPQHGAPVTRVLFLTDIHWDKGYTPGNNPDCRDPLCCRKESGLPPQHRKGAGKWGEYSKCDLPLHTIENLLQNLQPGHFDLVYWTGDIPAHNVWQQTRRDQLLALDTITRLLRQYLGHIPIYPSVGNHESTPVNSFPPPFIHGNESSAWLYSAMVEAWKDWLPKEAQETLGRAGFYTVKLRPGLRLVSLNMNFCSHENFWLLVNSTDPAGQLQWLISILQDAENSGDKVHIIGHIPPGRCMKIWSWNYYRIVNRYEGTIAAQFFGHTHVDEFEVFYDEATLTRAVSVAFIAPSVTTYIDLNPGYRVYWIDGNYSESSHLVLDHETYILNLTEANESMNPKWVLLYRLREAYGMDTVFPADMDNLISRFLRDDRLFQKYWFLYHKGHTSQVCKEACKTATICALRTGRADDPDLCKDLHKVVTYREMQSLWRLRRMC; encoded by the exons TTTAACAGTAACTTGGATGAAGTGGCTTTTGTTGCCTCGAAGTTGTGTATCCGTCTCAAGCTCGCACCTCAGGATATCTGTGTCCAGGCCGTCGCGTTGTTCAAACACGATGTGATTACTGCCTGGATTGATTCCATCTTGAAGCCCTCAGAAATCTGTGGGTTGTTGCTGGGCGTGGACTGCGGCCATTGGGATATTTACTCTGACTGGAACGTGACGCTCCCTGACACACCAAAGCCACCTGTTATTCCCCCAAAATCACCCCAACACGGTGCACCAGTCACAAGGGTGCTGTTCCTCACCGACATTCACTGGGACAAGGGCTATACCCCGGGGAACAACCCCGACTGCAGAGACCCCTTGTGCTGTAGGAAGGAGTCGGGTTTACCTCCCCAACATCGGAAAGGAGCCGGCAAGTGGGGCGAGTACAGCAAGTGTGACCTTCCCCTGCACACCATCGAGAACTTGCTGCAGAACCTCCAGCCCGGACATTTCGACCTGGTCTACTGGACCGGGGACATTCCAGCACACAATGTCTGGCAGCAGACTCGGAGAGATCAACTCCTGGCCCTTGACACCATCACCAGACTCCTCCGGCAATACCTGGGCCACATTCCTATCTACCCATCAGTCGGCAACCATGAGAGCACGCCAGTCAACAGCTTCCCTCCTCCGTTCATCCACGGAAATGAGTCCTCGGCCTGGCTCTACAGTGCTATGGTGGAGGCCTGGAAAGACTGGCTGCCGAAGGAGGCCCAGGAAACACTCGG GAGGGCAGGATTTTACACAGTGAAGCTTCGGCCTGGATTGCGACTCGTTTCCCTCAATATGAACTTTTGTTCCCATGAAAACTTCTGGCTGTTGGTGAACTCGACGGATCCAGCTGGCCAGCTGCAGTGGCTGATCAGCATCCTGCAGGATGCAGAGAACAGTGGTGACAAG GTTCACATCATCGGTCATATCCCACCGGGTCGTTGCATGAAAATTTGGAGCTGGAACTATTACCGAATCGTCAATAG GTACGAGGGGACAATTGCAGCCCAGTTTTTTGGCCACACCCATGTGGATGAGTTTGAGGTTTTCTACGATGAGGCGACTCTGACCCGTGCAGTATCTGTGGCCTTCATTGCCCCGAGCGTTACCACTTACATCGACCTCAACCCAG GATATCGGGTTTATTGGATTGATGGAAATTATTCAGAGAGTTCGCACTTGGTGCTTGACCATGAGACATACATCCTGAACTTGACCGAGGCCAATGAGAGCATGAATCCCAAGTGGGTACTCCTGTACAGGCTGCGGGAGGCCTATGGGATGGACACTGTATTCCCTGCCGACATGGACAATCTCATCAGCCGCTTCCTGCGTGACGATCGCCTCTTTCAGAAGTATTGGTTCCTATACCACAAGGGGCATACCTCGCAGGTGTGTAAGGAAGCCTGCAAAACGGCCACCATCTGTGCCTTGCGCACAGGTAGAGCGGATGATCCTGACCTCTGCAAGGACTTGCACAAGGTGGTGACATACAGGGAAATGCAGAGCCTCTGGAGGCTGCGGAGAATGTGCTAA